In a single window of the Niabella ginsenosidivorans genome:
- a CDS encoding SusC/RagA family TonB-linked outer membrane protein has translation MNSKPTSKCYRHWCILFCLAAFLCFCGPFHEALALSAVYKPPINGTVKDTAGMPIVGASVKVKGSDRGTVTNEQGAFTIEAAVNDILEISAVGYVPVETVVGPAADYAIVLKPATHSMDEIVVIGYGAQKKSSITGAVSSIAMNKVSDIPVTNLSNALAGRAAGVTVVNSSGLAGASSNIRVRGSFGEPVYVIDGIIKDKAAFDALDANEIDQMSILKDAAAASVYGVQAGNGVVVITTKRGSPGKPVFGAQTSYTTSRPTQTLLANLSTATDELIYQNRVTQWNNEYNGKNDPLPNDQTIFDYFKDRSYNVNDWVWRNPSSQKYMINVNGGNDRITYYSMLSYTKEKGSYINLDYKKFNLRTNVTAKISNAISLNMNLAAAQQNADRFYWPFTGDDDYNVGDFYRVTFNWPKLFPFYLNADGTVADQITDYPVQPAIGSWQLWNVVDMVQGDRYINTRRRQFNPILTLDIKLDQFIKGLSTKLVGNYEANDYMRKWFLTYQHNYKFISADPSNNPYVPAPPDPSQVNIFTFSQNQPFLRYNIYTGWKYQLDWYLNYDRKFGAHAVNAMAVFEQADNKRIGATATGYDPVTSIDQMFAYSTSAGNRYGDALEYIDPQITRQAWIGRANYSYANRYLVDFSFRYDGTVLAAKGERWGFFPSGSVAWRVSQESFFRDHVSWINELKLRAGYGSTGNLVDVNNNLISSFLYTNTFTNAGGYIFGNTYYTNIAPGPTPVPGITWATNYETNLGLDFALLQNRLSGTIDAFKKKKKNILGARTITLPVTYGQNLAPENYAAQSFRGLEFSLQWQDKIGQLSYSVYGNLGYAKDKWDMLDPSNAAYYPGQPQSFRYPVGQPNNRIFGFEAEGLIRTQAQLDDLIAKGYNYYGRKPYLGAILYKDIRGQNFSPTPDGRIDDNDITLLSNNGFPRINFGFGFNVQWKGLSIDALMQGVGAYDRMISNLDGQGMRQWGGSIRPYYPIWTSDVWTPENPDARYPRPTGQNWAESGGVASTFWMRNGSYLRLRNLNIGYELPAKWVNRIGVEGAQLFLNGTNVFTFSKMKEFHDPEQDVYDSYPIMKTFTAGINVRF, from the coding sequence ATGAACTCTAAACCAACTTCCAAGTGTTACAGGCATTGGTGTATACTCTTCTGCCTGGCAGCGTTTCTTTGTTTTTGCGGGCCGTTTCATGAGGCCCTGGCCCTGTCTGCCGTTTATAAACCTCCCATAAACGGAACAGTAAAAGATACTGCAGGGATGCCGATTGTGGGGGCATCTGTTAAGGTAAAAGGATCCGACCGGGGTACGGTTACCAATGAGCAGGGGGCTTTTACCATAGAGGCTGCTGTAAATGATATCCTGGAAATTTCCGCAGTTGGGTACGTTCCTGTTGAAACCGTTGTGGGCCCGGCTGCAGATTATGCTATCGTATTAAAGCCGGCAACCCATTCTATGGATGAAATTGTGGTGATAGGCTACGGCGCTCAAAAGAAGTCGAGCATTACAGGAGCTGTTTCTTCCATTGCGATGAATAAAGTGAGCGACATTCCCGTAACCAATCTTTCAAATGCATTGGCCGGAAGAGCAGCGGGAGTTACCGTTGTAAATTCATCAGGGCTTGCCGGGGCTTCTTCAAACATCAGGGTGCGGGGAAGTTTTGGAGAGCCGGTGTATGTGATTGACGGTATCATAAAGGATAAAGCAGCATTCGATGCCCTGGATGCAAATGAAATTGACCAGATGAGCATTCTGAAAGATGCTGCTGCAGCCTCGGTGTATGGCGTACAGGCGGGTAATGGGGTGGTCGTAATTACCACGAAGAGGGGATCGCCGGGAAAACCTGTTTTTGGGGCGCAGACCTCTTATACAACATCGCGCCCTACACAAACCTTGCTGGCCAACCTGTCTACCGCCACTGATGAATTGATTTACCAGAACCGGGTAACGCAATGGAATAATGAATATAACGGGAAAAATGACCCGCTTCCTAATGACCAAACCATCTTTGACTATTTTAAAGACCGGTCTTATAATGTGAATGATTGGGTATGGAGAAACCCTTCCAGTCAAAAATATATGATCAATGTGAACGGAGGCAATGATAGGATTACCTATTACTCAATGCTGAGCTATACCAAGGAAAAGGGCTCTTATATAAACCTGGACTATAAGAAATTCAACCTGCGGACCAATGTAACTGCCAAAATAAGCAATGCCATCTCCCTGAATATGAACCTGGCGGCTGCCCAACAAAACGCAGACCGGTTTTACTGGCCGTTTACGGGCGATGATGATTATAACGTGGGCGATTTTTACAGGGTAACTTTTAACTGGCCCAAACTGTTCCCTTTCTATCTGAATGCGGATGGTACGGTTGCAGACCAGATAACGGACTATCCCGTACAACCAGCCATCGGTTCCTGGCAATTATGGAATGTGGTGGATATGGTGCAGGGAGATCGTTATATTAATACCCGCAGGAGGCAATTCAATCCGATCCTTACACTGGATATTAAGCTGGATCAGTTCATTAAAGGGCTTTCCACAAAGCTGGTAGGCAATTATGAAGCAAATGACTATATGCGGAAATGGTTCCTCACCTATCAGCATAACTATAAATTCATTTCGGCGGATCCCAGTAATAATCCTTATGTTCCGGCTCCTCCAGATCCGAGTCAGGTAAATATATTTACATTCAGCCAGAACCAGCCTTTCCTGCGCTACAATATCTATACGGGCTGGAAATATCAGTTGGACTGGTATTTGAATTACGACCGGAAGTTTGGAGCGCATGCTGTAAATGCCATGGCGGTATTTGAGCAGGCCGACAATAAAAGGATCGGCGCTACGGCTACGGGGTATGATCCGGTTACCTCTATTGACCAGATGTTTGCTTACTCTACTTCAGCCGGCAACAGGTATGGAGATGCTTTGGAGTATATTGATCCGCAAATTACCCGGCAGGCATGGATCGGAAGAGCAAATTACAGTTACGCGAACCGCTACCTGGTTGATTTTTCTTTCCGCTATGATGGTACGGTACTGGCCGCAAAAGGAGAACGCTGGGGCTTCTTTCCATCCGGCTCTGTGGCATGGAGGGTATCCCAGGAATCCTTTTTCAGGGATCATGTCAGCTGGATCAACGAGCTAAAGCTGCGCGCAGGATATGGCAGCACCGGAAACCTTGTAGATGTAAATAATAACCTGATCAGCAGCTTTTTATATACAAACACCTTCACCAATGCCGGTGGCTATATCTTTGGGAATACCTATTATACGAACATAGCACCCGGGCCTACACCGGTGCCGGGCATTACCTGGGCCACTAATTATGAAACCAACCTGGGCCTTGATTTTGCGTTGCTGCAAAACCGGCTGTCCGGTACAATAGATGCGTTTAAAAAGAAAAAGAAAAATATATTGGGAGCGCGTACCATTACGCTTCCTGTTACCTACGGTCAGAACCTGGCCCCTGAAAATTATGCGGCACAGTCATTTCGTGGTTTGGAATTTTCTTTGCAATGGCAGGACAAGATCGGGCAACTGTCTTATTCCGTATATGGCAACCTGGGTTATGCAAAGGACAAATGGGATATGCTGGATCCCAGCAACGCCGCTTATTATCCGGGGCAGCCACAAAGTTTCCGGTATCCCGTTGGTCAGCCGAATAACCGGATATTCGGATTTGAAGCTGAAGGCCTGATACGCACACAGGCACAATTGGATGACCTGATTGCTAAAGGGTATAATTATTATGGCCGGAAACCTTACCTGGGCGCAATTCTTTACAAAGACATCCGCGGACAGAACTTTTCCCCCACGCCGGACGGAAGGATTGATGATAATGATATAACGCTGCTGAGCAATAATGGTTTTCCCCGGATCAATTTCGGATTCGGATTCAATGTACAGTGGAAGGGGCTTTCCATAGATGCGTTGATGCAGGGAGTGGGCGCCTATGACCGGATGATCAGCAATCTGGATGGCCAGGGAATGCGGCAATGGGGCGGATCTATAAGGCCTTATTATCCTATCTGGACCAGTGATGTATGGACACCCGAAAACCCGGATGCCAGATATCCCAGGCCAACCGGCCAGAACTGGGCAGAATCAGGAGGCGTTGCTTCAACATTCTGGATGCGCAACGGATCTTATCTGCGTTTGAGGAATTTAAATATAGGATATGAACTGCCCGCAAAATGGGTCAACAGGATCGGGGTTGAAGGCGCACAGCTTTTCTTAAACGGAACCAATGTATTTACGTTTTCAAAAATGAAGGAATTCCATGATCCGGAGCAGGATGTTTATGATTCCTATCCTATTATGAAAACATTTACTGCCGGTATCAATGTGCGGTTTTAA
- a CDS encoding ROK family protein: MSAKAIAGKKQGSLSTDTRKKHLLKLRLQKYLYDTGSASVNDICRALAVSTPTALKLLYDLIQSRLIEKNGYGKSIGGRKPDLFCLKPGSFYVLCIDIELFTMKMVIMDNTHTESTPVTSIAHKLSKNRDDIRQIQKLAQELISRSGIDKKKLVGVSIGMPGLVDAVAGENYSYLTNDDAAMTLREAFEAVFRLPVTIQNDVKGTALAELRHGKAVGKQNALVLLMDWGVGLGIIMDGAVRHGASGFSGEMGHIPFVDNGELCYCGKHGCLETVASGQALAKMAREGILSGKNSILAELSANELDNIEAEMVIKAANRGDQYAIKLLSNIGSNMGKGISTLIQLFNPELIILGGKIAEARQYITLPMQQAINTYCMTQIREKASIVSSELGENGRLLGYATAAFDHYFDAKLMELENL, encoded by the coding sequence ATGAGCGCAAAAGCGATTGCAGGCAAAAAGCAAGGTTCCTTGTCTACAGATACAAGAAAAAAGCATTTATTAAAATTGAGACTTCAAAAATATTTATACGATACCGGCAGCGCTTCTGTCAATGATATTTGCAGGGCATTAGCAGTAAGCACTCCAACAGCCCTTAAACTGCTTTATGATCTTATCCAGAGCAGGCTGATAGAAAAAAACGGCTATGGTAAATCCATTGGTGGCCGAAAGCCCGATCTGTTCTGTTTAAAACCAGGCTCCTTTTATGTGCTGTGCATCGACATTGAATTGTTTACCATGAAGATGGTCATTATGGATAACACGCATACGGAAAGTACGCCGGTTACCAGCATTGCCCATAAACTTTCAAAGAACAGGGATGATATCCGGCAAATTCAAAAATTGGCACAGGAGCTGATCAGCCGGTCCGGTATTGATAAAAAGAAACTGGTGGGCGTAAGCATTGGCATGCCCGGGCTGGTTGACGCTGTTGCCGGTGAAAATTACAGCTACCTGACCAATGATGATGCTGCAATGACACTACGCGAAGCTTTTGAAGCTGTATTCCGGTTGCCGGTAACGATCCAGAACGATGTAAAGGGAACGGCGCTGGCCGAACTGCGCCATGGGAAAGCCGTTGGGAAACAAAACGCACTGGTATTGCTGATGGACTGGGGCGTTGGGCTTGGGATTATAATGGACGGAGCCGTTCGTCACGGGGCATCCGGTTTTTCAGGAGAAATGGGCCATATTCCTTTTGTGGATAACGGAGAACTTTGCTATTGCGGAAAGCACGGATGCCTTGAAACGGTTGCTTCCGGACAGGCACTTGCAAAAATGGCGCGGGAAGGAATTCTTTCCGGTAAAAACTCTATACTGGCGGAGCTTTCTGCCAATGAGCTGGATAATATAGAAGCAGAAATGGTTATTAAGGCTGCCAACCGCGGAGATCAGTATGCCATAAAGCTGCTTTCCAATATCGGCAGCAATATGGGGAAAGGAATCTCCACATTGATCCAGTTATTCAACCCTGAGCTGATTATTCTTGGCGGAAAAATTGCTGAAGCCCGGCAATACATTACATTGCCGATGCAGCAGGCTATCAACACCTATTGCATGACGCAGATACGGGAAAAGGCGTCCATTGTATCTTCTGAGCTCGGTGAAAACGGCAGGCTGCTGGGTTATGCCACAGCGGCTTTTGATCATTATTTTGACGCAAAGCTTATGGAGCTGGAAAATTTGTAA
- the metH gene encoding methionine synthase → MSADIKIHSYLSLSGLEPLVVRPETNFINVGERTNVTGSKKFARLIRENKYEEALSVARQQVENGAQVIDINMDDALLDGVQAMTTFINLVQSEPDIARVPLMIDSSKFEIIEAGLKCVQGKCIVNSISMKEGVEKFIQHAITCKSFGAAIVVMAFDEKGQADTKERKVQICHRAYKILTEEVGFHPQDIIFDPNIFAIATGLEEHNNYGVDFIEAVKEIKQLMPAVSISGGVSNLSFSFRGNEPVREAMHAVFLYYAIKAGMNMGIVNAGQLVVYDEIEPQLRRLCEDVILNRNNANNEATEKLLAFAETVKSAGKTVKKDLAWRNAPVEERLKHALVNGITDYIDEDTEEARLKYPRPLEVIEGPLMAGMDVVGDLFGSGKMFLPQVVKSARVMKKSVAWLTPFIEQEKLDNPDLDEDSAPKILLATVKGDVHDIGKNIVGVVLACNGYKIIDLGVMVPTDKILDTAEKEKADIIGLSGLITPSLDEMVNVAHEMQRRQMKQPLLIGGATTSRMHTAVKIAPQFDKGVVHVLDASRSVTVAGSLLNPEQKPRFLESIKAEYTKLAADFAGKKKVKEFLSFEKAQENKMPIDWTGFKPQVPSFTGVRTFHNYDLSEIRKYFDWQPFFISWELHGRFPQILEDPVVGKEAKKLYNDANKMLDQIIAEKWLTAQGTVGFWPAARTADDTVEILEGDKKTALQFLRQQIKKAAGQPNLSLADFICPSPSPDALLPSAGAAKKSQPDVTENDDLISPSGGPAGADYIGAFAVTIHGIEPHLERFIAQNDDYSKINLQALSDRFAEAFAELLHEKVRKELWGYVKEEGLTNEELIQEKYQGIRPAPGYPACPDHTEKYKLFQLLGGEEQTGIHLTEALAMYPASSVCGWYFSHPESKYFGVGKIQEDQFLDYVRRKGMPEAAMRRWLRPVLE, encoded by the coding sequence ATGTCAGCAGATATAAAAATTCATTCGTATTTAAGTCTTTCCGGTCTGGAGCCGCTGGTAGTGCGGCCGGAAACAAATTTTATTAATGTTGGGGAACGTACCAATGTAACGGGCTCAAAGAAGTTTGCCCGGTTAATACGCGAGAATAAATATGAAGAAGCACTGAGTGTGGCGCGGCAGCAGGTGGAGAACGGTGCACAGGTCATTGATATTAATATGGACGATGCCCTGCTGGATGGAGTGCAGGCAATGACCACGTTTATTAACCTGGTGCAAAGTGAGCCGGATATTGCCAGGGTGCCGCTGATGATTGACTCTTCCAAATTTGAGATCATAGAAGCAGGATTAAAATGTGTGCAGGGCAAATGCATTGTGAACTCTATTTCCATGAAGGAGGGGGTAGAAAAATTTATACAGCATGCCATCACCTGTAAAAGTTTTGGAGCCGCCATTGTGGTAATGGCCTTTGATGAGAAAGGACAGGCCGATACAAAGGAGCGCAAAGTACAGATCTGCCACCGCGCCTATAAGATACTTACAGAAGAGGTGGGTTTCCATCCGCAGGATATCATTTTTGACCCTAATATTTTTGCGATTGCCACAGGGCTGGAGGAACATAATAATTACGGGGTGGATTTTATTGAGGCCGTAAAAGAGATCAAGCAACTGATGCCGGCAGTAAGTATCAGCGGTGGGGTCAGCAACCTTTCCTTTTCCTTCAGGGGAAATGAGCCGGTGCGGGAGGCCATGCACGCCGTGTTTTTATACTATGCCATTAAGGCCGGCATGAATATGGGTATTGTGAATGCAGGCCAGCTGGTGGTATATGATGAAATTGAACCCCAACTGCGCCGGTTGTGTGAAGATGTGATCCTGAACCGCAATAATGCCAACAACGAAGCAACCGAAAAACTGCTGGCATTTGCAGAAACGGTAAAGTCGGCTGGCAAAACCGTAAAGAAAGACCTGGCATGGAGAAACGCTCCGGTTGAGGAACGGCTGAAGCATGCGCTGGTCAATGGTATTACAGATTACATTGATGAAGATACGGAGGAGGCGCGTTTAAAATACCCCCGCCCTCTTGAAGTGATTGAAGGTCCTTTAATGGCGGGTATGGATGTGGTAGGAGATCTGTTTGGCTCCGGTAAAATGTTTTTGCCACAGGTAGTAAAAAGTGCCAGGGTAATGAAAAAAAGCGTAGCCTGGTTAACACCTTTTATTGAGCAGGAAAAGCTGGATAACCCTGATCTGGATGAGGACTCAGCGCCGAAGATCTTACTGGCAACTGTTAAAGGAGATGTGCACGATATCGGCAAAAACATTGTAGGCGTGGTGCTGGCCTGTAATGGCTACAAGATCATTGACCTTGGCGTAATGGTGCCTACAGATAAAATACTGGATACAGCTGAAAAGGAAAAAGCAGATATTATTGGTCTGAGTGGATTGATCACCCCCTCCCTGGATGAAATGGTGAACGTGGCCCATGAAATGCAGCGCCGACAGATGAAGCAGCCGTTACTGATTGGGGGTGCCACAACTTCACGTATGCATACTGCTGTGAAGATTGCTCCTCAGTTTGATAAAGGAGTGGTCCATGTTTTGGATGCATCACGTAGTGTAACGGTAGCAGGCTCTTTATTGAACCCGGAGCAGAAACCCCGGTTCCTGGAAAGCATTAAGGCTGAATATACAAAGCTGGCTGCCGATTTTGCAGGCAAGAAAAAAGTAAAGGAATTCCTGAGCTTTGAAAAGGCGCAGGAAAACAAGATGCCTATTGACTGGACCGGATTTAAGCCACAGGTGCCCTCTTTTACAGGAGTCAGAACCTTTCATAATTATGATCTTTCGGAAATACGGAAATACTTTGACTGGCAGCCCTTCTTTATATCATGGGAGCTGCATGGCAGGTTTCCCCAGATACTGGAAGATCCTGTAGTAGGTAAGGAGGCTAAAAAATTGTACAATGACGCCAATAAAATGCTGGATCAGATCATTGCGGAAAAATGGCTGACGGCTCAGGGAACGGTCGGTTTTTGGCCGGCTGCCAGAACAGCTGATGATACGGTTGAGATCCTGGAGGGTGATAAAAAAACAGCACTTCAGTTCTTACGCCAGCAGATAAAAAAAGCGGCAGGGCAGCCCAACCTGAGCCTGGCAGATTTTATTTGCCCAAGCCCATCCCCGGATGCATTGCTGCCGTCAGCAGGTGCTGCTAAAAAGAGTCAACCGGATGTTACAGAAAACGATGACCTGATTTCCCCCTCCGGGGGACCGGCGGGGGCTGATTATATAGGAGCTTTTGCAGTGACCATCCATGGTATTGAGCCGCACCTGGAGCGGTTTATAGCCCAGAATGATGATTACAGCAAAATTAACCTACAGGCGTTGTCCGACCGTTTTGCAGAAGCCTTTGCTGAACTGCTGCATGAAAAAGTGAGAAAGGAGTTATGGGGCTATGTAAAGGAGGAGGGCCTTACCAATGAAGAGCTGATCCAGGAAAAATACCAGGGCATCCGGCCTGCGCCGGGCTACCCGGCCTGTCCGGATCATACAGAAAAATATAAATTATTTCAATTATTGGGCGGAGAGGAACAAACAGGTATTCACCTGACCGAAGCCCTTGCCATGTACCCGGCATCTTCTGTCTGCGGCTGGTATTTCAGCCACCCGGAAAGCAAATATTTTGGCGTGGGAAAGATCCAGGAAGATCAGTTCCTCGATTATGTGCGGCGTAAAGGCATGCCGGAGGCAGCTATGAGAAGATGGCTGCGGCCGGTACTGGAATAG
- a CDS encoding homocysteine S-methyltransferase family protein — protein sequence MSKIKELLEERILVLDGAMGTMIQRHRLTEADYRGGRFAQWHCDVKGNNDLLSITRPEVIKGIHKEYLKAGADIIETNTFSSTSIAQADYEMQSLAYELNVASVKCAREAIEEFVAENPGTGPKFIAGAIGPLNKTLSLSPDVNNPGYRAVTFDGVAAAYTEQIRGLVDGGADLLLIETIFDTLNAKAAIFAARQFFREHPEKAVRFENGAEGAPIMISGTITDASGRTLSGQTLEAFYISVAHANPLSVGLNCALGAKEMRPHVAELAHLAACFVSAYPNAGLPNAMGEYDEQPEQTSAFLEDWAKEGFVNIVGGCCGTTPAHIAAIAKAVAGVAPRPLPVVKAIA from the coding sequence ATGAGCAAAATAAAAGAACTGCTGGAAGAACGTATACTGGTGCTGGATGGGGCCATGGGCACCATGATCCAGCGGCACCGGCTTACAGAAGCTGATTACAGGGGCGGGCGCTTTGCCCAGTGGCATTGTGATGTAAAAGGGAATAATGACCTCCTGAGCATTACCCGGCCGGAAGTGATCAAAGGCATTCATAAGGAATACCTGAAGGCGGGTGCTGACATTATTGAAACCAATACGTTCAGCTCCACTTCTATAGCCCAGGCCGATTATGAAATGCAATCGCTGGCCTATGAGCTGAATGTGGCCAGCGTAAAATGTGCAAGGGAAGCCATTGAGGAATTTGTGGCAGAAAACCCGGGCACTGGTCCCAAATTTATTGCAGGAGCAATCGGTCCCTTAAATAAAACCCTGTCCTTATCGCCGGATGTAAATAACCCCGGATACCGGGCCGTTACCTTTGATGGAGTAGCAGCAGCTTATACAGAGCAGATCCGAGGCCTGGTAGATGGCGGCGCCGATCTGCTGCTGATAGAAACCATCTTTGATACTCTGAATGCAAAGGCTGCCATCTTTGCAGCCAGGCAGTTCTTCAGGGAGCATCCTGAAAAAGCAGTGCGTTTTGAGAACGGGGCTGAAGGCGCGCCGATCATGATCAGCGGAACCATTACAGACGCCTCCGGCAGAACCCTGAGCGGGCAAACCCTGGAAGCATTTTATATTTCCGTGGCGCATGCCAATCCTTTAAGTGTGGGCCTGAACTGCGCGCTGGGAGCAAAAGAAATGCGCCCGCATGTGGCAGAGCTGGCGCACCTGGCAGCTTGCTTTGTGTCTGCCTACCCCAATGCGGGCCTCCCCAATGCGATGGGTGAGTATGATGAGCAGCCGGAACAGACCTCCGCATTCCTGGAGGACTGGGCAAAAGAAGGATTTGTAAATATTGTAGGCGGTTGTTGCGGCACCACGCCTGCACATATTGCGGCTATTGCAAAAGCGGTGGCCGGGGTTGCGCCAAGGCCATTGCCGGTAGTGAAAGCCATTGCCTGA
- the recR gene encoding recombination mediator RecR, with protein MESAVNEFAKLPGIGKKTALRLVLHLLRQEPEAVGQFSETIERMRREIRFCKRCFNVADGDFCSVCSNSHRQQHTICVVETIRDVIAVESTQQYNGTYHVLGGVISPLDGIGPDQLNIGALLYRVEHEKTEELIFALNPTIQGDTTIYYIQKKLQGQPVQITTIARGIAFGGELEYADELTLGRSLQNRLPVEKYMSR; from the coding sequence TTGGAATCAGCCGTTAATGAATTTGCAAAGCTGCCGGGCATTGGTAAAAAAACAGCCCTCCGGCTGGTATTGCACCTGCTGCGCCAGGAACCGGAAGCGGTAGGCCAGTTCAGCGAAACTATTGAGCGGATGCGCCGGGAGATCCGTTTCTGCAAGCGCTGCTTTAATGTGGCCGATGGAGATTTTTGCTCTGTCTGCTCCAATTCGCACCGCCAGCAACATACTATTTGTGTGGTGGAAACCATCCGCGATGTTATTGCTGTTGAAAGCACACAGCAATACAATGGCACTTATCATGTACTGGGCGGTGTTATCTCTCCTTTGGACGGCATAGGGCCTGATCAGCTGAACATAGGGGCCCTGCTGTACCGCGTAGAGCATGAAAAAACAGAAGAGCTCATCTTTGCATTGAATCCTACCATACAGGGCGATACGACCATTTACTATATCCAGAAAAAATTACAGGGACAGCCGGTACAGATTACCACAATTGCCCGGGGCATTGCCTTTGGGGGTGAACTGGAATATGCTGATGAGCTTACCCTGGGGCGGAGCCTGCAAAACCGCCTGCCGGTAGAAAAATACATGAGCAGGTAG
- a CDS encoding DJ-1/PfpI family protein, with protein sequence MAKKKILFLTGDFAEDYETMVPFQMLVMVGHEVHAVCPGKKKGDKVMMAIHDFDGYQTYSEKPGHLFELNYSFDDVKGEDYDAFCMAGGRAPEYLRLDKKVIELAKHFMEAGKPVASICHGIQILTAADVVRGRRLTAYPAVGPEVTLAGGEYVAIAPTEAVVDGNLVTSPAWPGHPKWIKAFLDVLGTTIKL encoded by the coding sequence ATGGCTAAGAAAAAAATTTTGTTTTTAACCGGCGATTTTGCAGAGGATTACGAAACCATGGTGCCTTTTCAAATGCTTGTCATGGTAGGGCACGAGGTACATGCGGTTTGCCCGGGTAAAAAGAAGGGCGATAAAGTAATGATGGCGATTCATGATTTTGATGGATACCAGACCTATAGTGAGAAGCCGGGGCACCTGTTTGAGCTCAATTATAGCTTTGACGATGTAAAGGGGGAAGATTATGACGCCTTTTGTATGGCAGGTGGCCGGGCACCGGAATATTTGCGCCTGGATAAAAAAGTAATTGAACTGGCAAAACATTTTATGGAAGCGGGTAAACCGGTGGCTTCCATTTGTCATGGCATACAAATATTAACAGCAGCGGATGTGGTAAGGGGCCGCAGGCTGACCGCCTACCCGGCTGTAGGGCCGGAGGTAACACTTGCCGGTGGTGAATATGTTGCCATTGCCCCCACAGAGGCCGTGGTGGATGGTAACCTGGTTACATCGCCCGCATGGCCGGGCCACCCAAAATGGATAAAAGCCTTTTTGGATGTTTTAGGCACTACCATTAAATTATAG
- a CDS encoding Ig-like domain-containing domain, with the protein MFANHMRLKSILSLFFILFVSMLLIYYGSGCASVVPPSGGPRDSLPPKIVEVDPPNETKHFNQQKITFQFDEYVDLNDVYQNLVVSPLPKTIPQVDRKLRTVTVKLKDSLRANTTYVLNFTNVIKDINEGNKAKDMLYVVSTGDYFDSCQLSGNVKIAKTFKPDSTLTIMLHSNLDDSAVVKQRPEYIAKVDSSGNFLFRFLKPGTYRVYALKDEGGAYLYTSPQQIFAFADSAVVIGPVPPAPVRLYAYAEEEEEKKTADEEQQEPDKKEKRLKFQINLQGDKQDLLEPFTMTFPTALKNYYPEKMELSTDSTFTPETTHKFTLDSTRRIITMNIQWKEGTRYNLVLPKDFASDSLDRGLLKPDTIRFTAKEQKDYGQARITFNNLDTAVHPVLLISQGGTLKNSFPLKSNILQIDLYNPGDYDLQILYDRNHNGKWDPGDFKKHLQPELIVPLDRKLNFKANWTLEPEINLKPEPR; encoded by the coding sequence ATGTTTGCAAATCATATGCGGCTAAAAAGTATTTTAAGTTTATTTTTTATCCTTTTTGTTTCTATGCTGCTTATTTATTACGGCAGCGGTTGTGCAAGTGTTGTGCCTCCTTCCGGCGGGCCAAGGGATTCATTACCTCCCAAGATTGTAGAAGTGGATCCGCCCAATGAAACCAAACATTTTAATCAACAAAAAATCACTTTTCAGTTTGATGAATATGTAGACCTGAATGATGTTTACCAGAACCTGGTGGTTTCCCCTTTGCCCAAGACCATACCCCAGGTGGACCGGAAACTGCGTACCGTTACGGTGAAGCTAAAGGACTCCTTAAGGGCCAATACCACCTATGTGCTGAATTTTACCAACGTTATTAAAGATATTAATGAAGGGAATAAGGCAAAGGACATGCTTTACGTGGTTTCTACCGGCGACTATTTTGATTCCTGCCAACTGAGTGGTAATGTAAAAATAGCCAAAACCTTTAAGCCCGATTCTACCCTTACCATAATGCTGCATTCCAATCTTGACGACAGCGCGGTTGTAAAACAGCGCCCGGAGTATATTGCCAAAGTGGACAGCAGCGGCAATTTTTTGTTCCGGTTCTTAAAACCAGGTACCTACAGGGTGTATGCACTAAAAGATGAAGGAGGCGCCTATTTATATACAAGCCCGCAGCAGATCTTTGCTTTTGCAGACTCCGCCGTGGTCATTGGCCCCGTTCCCCCTGCTCCTGTACGCTTATATGCCTACGCAGAAGAGGAAGAGGAAAAAAAGACAGCAGACGAAGAGCAGCAGGAACCGGATAAAAAGGAGAAACGCCTGAAATTCCAGATCAACCTGCAGGGTGATAAACAGGATCTGCTGGAACCATTTACGATGACCTTCCCAACGGCGCTGAAAAATTATTACCCTGAAAAAATGGAGTTGTCCACGGATAGTACTTTCACCCCTGAGACCACGCATAAGTTTACACTGGATAGCACGCGCAGGATCATTACGATGAATATTCAGTGGAAAGAAGGTACCCGTTATAATTTAGTATTGCCAAAAGATTTTGCATCAGACAGCCTGGACAGGGGCCTTTTAAAGCCGGATACCATTAGGTTTACCGCTAAAGAGCAAAAGGATTATGGACAGGCCCGCATTACTTTTAACAACCTGGATACTGCAGTACATCCTGTATTGCTCATTTCACAGGGAGGAACCCTTAAAAACTCCTTCCCGTTAAAATCCAATATACTGCAGATTGACCTGTATAACCCCGGGGATTATGACCTGCAGATCCTGTATGACCGTAACCACAATGGCAAATGGGACCCGGGCGATTTTAAAAAGCATCTGCAGCCGGAGCTCATTGTTCCGCTTGACCGGAAACTGAATTTTAAAGCCAACTGGACCCTGGAACCGGAAATTAACCTGAAACCGGAGCCAAGGTGA